In Aedes albopictus strain Foshan chromosome 3, AalbF5, whole genome shotgun sequence, the following are encoded in one genomic region:
- the LOC109409012 gene encoding uncharacterized protein LOC109409012, with translation MDYRQLTLALFFICSAVALEISNHNGLEDPESNADATNTARPLFDDHNLPKLRRQKRHEIEIHRVIKRRPKLPPLPPRSRKPRPPRRPPKPKVKYGPPNVNYPPITHYNPQSFDETFSTSYETSYSDHNSFAEPPVSYGGPIQPSPAFGSPPFAYGQGSTSYQGSTFGRPSFESTSFEGFGKPSLGSSNLDAFDPSKFPGLIDRPSQGYSSSKYGGHSSQPSFTNSKPSSFHSSTSFFGDGPSFNSDKDLVSHTRLTEVEAPKHQFPLEGFKQNPFRTPLTSYEVPLSHTKSNLFEPTKDYDTSSYKKIPNTYSTSSISSTHSSSTSSTDDDDDEYYPSLPNRYEQDQFHTPSKPNPNKPLGSTVQTINDNDPFSTLSSFYDGVSESQKVSVKTKNKHIEPTEDSFSLEDLYSPTPSSIKRNKHRRKKKPNPISAPTTHNLDTDDLRDAYGSSSDFHQVAIDADEFLEFEPQKQMKHSKPIGVTKTRDEDKSPSNFVLLSSQNENKNAGYRKAVNNPSYSRKTPAQLFSEYKPIDLDLLKSVEASRKPAAAEKPTGLEDINILSVQKSNSKSYYAGSNGKEPLLYTGFLPTRRNGAYYRVSNLDYETLDRDDEGYDDIADVGTYGGRIRNSRVKKDLTFT, from the coding sequence CTGTTTTTCATATGCTCCGCTGTGGCACTGGAAATATCGAACCATAACGGACTGGAAGATCCGGAGTCCAACGCTGATGCCACCAACACTGCAAGGCCACTTTTTGATGATCACAATTTGCCAAAACTACGTCGACAAAAACGCCACGAAATCGAAATACATCGCGTAATCAAACGCCGCCCAAAGCTTCCCCCACTACCACCTCGCAGCCGGAAGCCACGCCCACCGCGAAGACCACCAAAGCCAAAAGTAAAGTATGGGCCACCGAATGTCAACTATCCACCGATCACGCATTACAATCCCCAGAGTTTCGATGAAACGTTTAGTACAAGCTATGAAACATCCTATTCGGATCATAACTCGTTTGCCGAGCCACCGGTAAGCTACGGAGGCCCAATTCAACCATCACCAGCCTTTGGGTCGCCGCCATTCGCCTATGGCCAAGGTAGTACTTCATACCAAGGGTCAACCTTCGGAAGACCAAGCTTTGAGAGTACAAGCTTCGAAGGATTTGGCAAACCCTCGCTTGGTTCCTCCAATTTGGACGCATTTGATCCCTCGAAATTCCCAGGACTAATAGATCGGCCGTCACAAGGCTATTCGTCTAGCAAATATGGTGGTCACTCCTCACAACCCTCATTCACTAATAGCAAACCATCTTCCTTCCATTCCTCAACGTCATTCTTCGGAGATGGTCCCAGTTTTAACTCTGACAAAGATCTGGTCAGCCATACACGGCTAACCGAGGTTGAAGCTCCTAAACATCAATTTCCACTGGAAGGATTCAAACAAAACCCATTCAGAACACCCTTAACATCCTATGAAGTTCCTCTATCGCATACTAAATCTAATTTGTTCGAGCCCACAAAAGATTACGATACATCTTCTTACAAGAAAATTCCCAATACTTATTCAACCAGTAGTATATCCTCAACACacagttcatcaactagttcaactgatgacgacgatgatgaataCTATCCGAGCCTACCGAATCGCTATGAGCAAGATCAGTTCCACACTCCTTCAAAACCAAATCCAAACAAGCCATTAGGTAGCACAGTACAAACCATCAACGACAACGATCCATTCTCCACACTGAGCTCGTTCTACGATGGAGTATCCGAGTCGCAAAAGGTCTCCGTCAAAACCAAAAACAAACATATAGAACCAACGGAGGATAGCTTTTCCCTCGAAGACTTGTACTCCCCGACCCCGTCCTCTATCAAACGGAACAAGCATCGCAGGAAAAAGAAACCAAACCCGATATCGGCTCCAACGACCCACAACCTTGACACCGATGACCTGCGCGATGCATACGGTTCCAGCTCAGACTTCCACCAAGTTGCCATCGACGCCGACGAGTTTCTCGAATTCGAACCCCAGAAGCAAATGAAGCACTCCAAACCCATTGGAGTCACTAAAACGCGAGATGAAGATAAGAGTCCATCGAACTTCGTCCTTCTTTCGTCGCAGAATGAGAACAAAAACGCAGGTTACCGAAAGGCAGTGAACAATCCCAGTTATTCCCGAAAGACGCCCGCGCAACTATTCTCAGAATACAAACCGATCGATTTAGATCTTCTCAAGTCGGTAGAGGCCAGTAGAAAACCAGCTGCTGCGGAGAAACCAACAGGTCTAGAAGACATCAATATCCTTTCCGTCCAGAAATCCAACTCAAAGTCCTACTACGCCGGAAGCAATGGCAAGGAGCCACTGCTGTACACCGGTTTCCTTCCGACGAGACGAAACGGAGCATACTATCGGGTGTCAAATTTGGACTACGAAACGCTGGACAGGGATGACGAGGGCTACGATGATATCGCCGATGTCGGAACCTACGGCGGACGGATACGGAACTCAAGGGTTAAAAAAGATTTGACTTTCACATGA